The proteins below come from a single Crateriforma spongiae genomic window:
- a CDS encoding sulfatase-like hydrolase/transferase, whose product MRNIILVASCVLCLAAVATADDRPNIMIILADDLGYGDISLHGCTDIPTPNIDSIAHQGARFTNGYSSHPYCSPMRAGLMTGRYQHRFGYTKNVAYDPHNAVLGLPTTQTTIAQRLHDAGYATGMVGKWHLGAHANFHPRNRGFDDFFGFLGGGHDYFVVDTTRPLRENYQAPLDKNGIGTGLDQYLTTELTDHALKFIDDHADHPFFMYVAYNAPHTPLQAPDEKLEQFASITAKKRRTYAAMVSSMDDQIGRLLRRLDQHDLSENTLVFFLSDNGGPENANASDNGPLRGQKGDVHEGGIRVPFLMRYPAAIQPGTVIDTPVISLDVSTTALAVADADQDATLDGVNLIDRLTGKVPFDSQRELFWLSATNPKTGKMAVRRGAIKLSRFDGKAHLYNLDDDLGETNDLFEQDTTTAQSLNHAFGLWSSQNQPTIFPSYSTYHRLLKEFHESVKASTMQSEPPPSEMIDP is encoded by the coding sequence ATGCGAAACATCATTCTCGTTGCATCATGCGTGCTTTGCCTAGCCGCGGTCGCCACCGCCGACGATCGTCCCAACATCATGATCATCCTGGCCGACGATCTGGGATATGGCGACATCAGTCTGCACGGATGCACCGACATTCCCACCCCCAACATCGATTCGATCGCCCATCAAGGTGCACGATTCACCAACGGCTATTCGTCTCACCCGTACTGTAGCCCCATGCGTGCGGGATTGATGACCGGGCGTTACCAACACCGTTTCGGCTATACAAAGAACGTCGCCTATGATCCGCACAATGCGGTGCTTGGTTTGCCCACGACCCAAACCACGATCGCCCAGCGATTGCACGACGCCGGCTACGCCACCGGCATGGTCGGCAAATGGCACTTGGGCGCTCACGCAAACTTCCATCCACGCAATCGGGGCTTTGATGATTTCTTCGGCTTCCTGGGCGGCGGTCACGATTACTTCGTCGTCGATACCACACGGCCGCTTCGTGAAAATTACCAAGCCCCGTTGGATAAAAACGGCATCGGAACCGGTTTGGATCAATACCTGACCACCGAATTGACCGACCATGCGTTGAAGTTCATCGATGATCACGCGGATCATCCGTTCTTCATGTATGTCGCCTACAACGCGCCCCACACTCCGCTGCAAGCTCCCGACGAAAAGCTGGAACAATTCGCATCGATCACCGCCAAGAAACGCCGCACTTACGCCGCCATGGTGTCATCGATGGACGACCAAATCGGACGTCTGCTCCGCCGTCTGGACCAGCACGACTTGTCCGAAAACACGCTGGTGTTTTTTCTCAGTGATAACGGCGGACCTGAAAACGCCAACGCGTCGGACAATGGCCCCCTGCGTGGACAAAAAGGCGACGTTCACGAAGGCGGCATCCGTGTCCCATTCTTGATGCGATACCCGGCGGCGATCCAACCGGGAACCGTGATCGACACGCCCGTCATTTCCCTGGACGTCAGCACCACGGCGTTGGCCGTCGCCGATGCTGATCAAGACGCCACGCTGGATGGCGTCAACCTGATCGATCGATTGACCGGCAAAGTTCCCTTTGATTCCCAGCGCGAACTGTTCTGGTTGTCGGCGACCAATCCCAAGACCGGAAAGATGGCCGTGCGCCGCGGCGCGATCAAACTTTCGCGTTTCGACGGCAAAGCCCACTTGTACAACTTGGACGACGACCTGGGCGAAACCAATGATCTGTTCGAACAAGACACGACGACGGCCCAATCGCTGAATCACGCTTTCGGCCTTTGGTCTTCGCAAAACCAACCCACGATCTTCCCCAGCTACAGCACCTACCATCGCTTGCTGAAAGAATTCCATGAATCCGTCAAAGCATCCACGATGCAATCCGAACCACCGCCCAGCGAAATGATTGATCCTTAG
- a CDS encoding L-dopachrome tautomerase-related protein, with protein sequence MSQESSTAKTELELYASLDQAVGNIAFKPNGQLVFSHHPFFKPEIRVATYDADKKIVSPFPNKQWNTPREENDWYLDDVLGIRNDDQGVVWMLDMGTRNNITPKLVGWNTTSNELHRIYYIPAPASRPTSQLNDFVIDPKRELAVIADEGIGRGGDGSKAALVVVDLKTGSTRRLLEGRSMTQPDKDSPIMIDGEPMTVESDGEKAPVLVGCDGITLDANSEWLYFAPLCGKKLYRVPMKAIADETLSQDELARAVETYSPKVNNGGLSIDTAGNVYSTNVESRSIGMVSASDRQYTQFASDDRMRWPDGISFNHDGFMYVSAAQVHLGAPFNGGKDKTSKPFFIFRFKPLASGLIGR encoded by the coding sequence GTGTCGCAAGAGTCGTCGACCGCCAAGACCGAACTCGAGTTGTACGCGTCTCTCGATCAAGCGGTTGGCAACATCGCTTTCAAGCCGAATGGTCAGCTGGTGTTTAGCCACCATCCGTTCTTCAAACCGGAAATTCGTGTCGCAACGTATGACGCTGACAAGAAGATCGTCTCGCCATTTCCCAACAAACAATGGAACACACCACGCGAGGAGAACGACTGGTATCTCGATGATGTACTGGGGATTCGCAACGATGATCAGGGAGTTGTTTGGATGCTGGACATGGGGACGAGAAACAACATCACCCCGAAACTGGTCGGTTGGAACACGACGTCGAATGAGCTTCACCGAATCTACTATATCCCCGCACCAGCAAGTCGTCCGACTTCGCAACTGAATGACTTCGTGATCGACCCAAAACGTGAGCTTGCGGTGATCGCCGACGAAGGGATCGGCCGCGGTGGTGATGGATCGAAAGCCGCTCTCGTCGTCGTCGACTTGAAAACCGGATCCACTCGCCGATTGCTCGAAGGCCGCTCGATGACGCAGCCCGATAAAGATTCACCGATCATGATCGACGGCGAACCGATGACGGTCGAAAGCGACGGCGAAAAAGCTCCTGTCCTGGTTGGCTGTGACGGAATCACTTTGGATGCGAACAGCGAGTGGCTTTACTTCGCACCCTTGTGCGGCAAGAAGCTGTATCGGGTGCCGATGAAAGCGATCGCCGACGAGACCTTGTCTCAAGACGAATTGGCGAGGGCGGTGGAAACGTACAGTCCCAAGGTCAACAACGGTGGGCTCTCGATCGACACCGCTGGCAATGTCTACTCGACCAATGTGGAAAGCCGCAGCATCGGCATGGTCTCGGCCAGCGATCGACAATACACACAATTTGCATCCGACGATCGCATGCGATGGCCGGACGGCATCAGCTTCAATCACGACGGCTTCATGTACGTGTCTGCCGCTCAGGTGCATCTTGGCGCGCCGTTCAACGGTGGAAAAGACAAGACATCGAAACCGTTTTTCATCTTCCGATTCAAGCCGCTGGCGTCCGGTCTGATCGGCCGCTAA
- a CDS encoding class I SAM-dependent methyltransferase — protein MDSKAEFLEAAFHAPEAVAKYVDSPPIAVPGFADMQRMAALLLTERVQSHGRILVVGAGGGLEMKVFAEAEPSWEFDGVDPSPAMLQLAEQTLGPLASRVRLHEGKVDAAPEGPFDAATCILTMHFADFEERRKMLTAIRQRLGPQAPFIVVHLSFPQTDGARERWLSRYAAYMVRPAVDAEKASQFRKAVDAYLTILEPQQDEALLQEAGFTNVELFYAGFAFRGWVSYA, from the coding sequence ATGGACTCCAAAGCTGAATTTTTGGAAGCGGCTTTTCACGCTCCCGAAGCGGTTGCGAAATACGTGGATTCGCCACCGATTGCCGTTCCGGGGTTCGCGGACATGCAGCGGATGGCGGCATTGTTGTTGACCGAGCGGGTGCAGAGCCACGGTCGTATCCTGGTCGTCGGAGCCGGCGGCGGACTGGAGATGAAGGTGTTCGCCGAAGCGGAACCGAGTTGGGAGTTTGATGGCGTGGATCCTTCCCCGGCAATGTTGCAACTTGCCGAGCAAACGCTGGGGCCGCTTGCCTCGCGAGTCAGACTGCACGAGGGCAAGGTCGATGCTGCGCCGGAGGGGCCGTTTGATGCGGCCACGTGCATTTTGACGATGCATTTTGCAGACTTCGAAGAGCGACGAAAGATGTTGACCGCCATTCGTCAGCGACTCGGGCCACAAGCACCGTTCATCGTGGTGCACCTGAGTTTCCCTCAAACCGATGGTGCGCGCGAGCGGTGGCTTTCACGGTACGCAGCTTACATGGTTCGTCCCGCCGTGGATGCGGAAAAGGCATCGCAGTTTCGAAAGGCGGTCGATGCTTATCTCACCATTCTCGAACCCCAACAAGACGAAGCGTTGTTGCAAGAGGCGGGCTTCACGAACGTCGAGCTTTTTTACGCCGGGTTCGCTTTCCGAGGCTGGGTGTCATACGCCTAA
- a CDS encoding ImmA/IrrE family metallo-endopeptidase: protein MKQKPKPSVALPTAEATRLWNLYGFESSSDLVLEDLAMALGVVVLDDDLKSADAWLVRKGDKGIIRVSNTIVESGRRRFAVAHELGHWSLHKTVTQLMSCTSADMLARYKASPPEMEANTFAAELLMPRHLFQPALRQSRPTSHFVNKLAKQFGTTRTSTAYRIADVTKDYFALVMSKNGVIKWWQASEALKDLIWIDAGEEVPPHSVAAQFFNDEALPNRPEKVDLDDWIAENRGLDAEYFYEDVIPMPVYGQALSLLWLE from the coding sequence ATGAAACAGAAACCGAAACCTAGCGTCGCGCTTCCTACAGCCGAAGCAACACGGCTCTGGAACCTTTACGGCTTCGAAAGCAGCTCTGATCTCGTTCTCGAAGATCTTGCCATGGCCCTCGGAGTCGTAGTGCTCGATGATGACCTTAAGTCCGCTGATGCTTGGCTCGTTCGCAAGGGAGACAAAGGGATCATTCGCGTCAGCAATACGATTGTCGAATCTGGCCGGAGGCGATTTGCAGTCGCACACGAACTGGGTCATTGGTCCCTTCACAAGACAGTAACCCAACTGATGTCTTGCACGAGTGCAGACATGCTTGCGCGATACAAAGCCAGTCCGCCGGAGATGGAGGCCAACACCTTTGCTGCTGAGTTACTTATGCCGCGGCACCTTTTTCAGCCAGCGTTAAGACAATCTCGACCGACCTCGCACTTCGTCAATAAACTTGCCAAACAGTTTGGAACAACTCGAACTTCAACCGCTTACCGAATTGCTGATGTGACCAAAGACTACTTCGCTTTGGTGATGTCGAAGAATGGCGTCATCAAATGGTGGCAAGCTAGCGAAGCCCTGAAAGACCTCATATGGATAGACGCCGGCGAAGAAGTACCTCCCCACAGCGTTGCGGCCCAGTTTTTTAATGATGAGGCGCTACCGAATAGGCCCGAGAAGGTTGATCTAGATGATTGGATTGCGGAAAACAGGGGTCTCGACGCGGAGTATTTCTACGAGGACGTGATCCCAATGCCCGTCTACGGCCAAGCCTTGAGTCTCCTCTGGCTTGAGTAG
- a CDS encoding glycine betaine ABC transporter substrate-binding protein produces MTRHITLGITDLSFHRVAGSLTAHVLNGMEIEVERIYSPHEANFQKLKAGETQMLASAWLPSSHGGYKAEVEETVPLRVLGLHYEPYALWGVPDYVPESAVAEVADLLKPDVSDKMKRDIQGINPGAGITRFSIAMMSEYGLNDAGYRFHTGSEEDCFTAFEHAVENGEWVVVPLWKPQFLHFKHKIRELREPKGLLGVVDKAVLLLRDDQSTLFTEDELKTLDSLRWSNEIIAELDYRVCRENQPLDEVTKNWLDAR; encoded by the coding sequence ATGACGCGGCATATCACGCTTGGCATCACCGATCTTTCGTTTCATCGAGTCGCAGGATCGTTGACGGCGCATGTTCTGAATGGCATGGAAATCGAGGTCGAGCGGATCTACTCACCACACGAAGCCAACTTTCAAAAGCTGAAAGCAGGTGAGACGCAGATGCTGGCGTCGGCTTGGCTACCGTCCAGCCATGGCGGTTACAAAGCGGAGGTCGAAGAAACCGTTCCGCTTCGAGTTCTCGGCCTGCACTACGAACCGTATGCACTCTGGGGAGTCCCCGACTACGTTCCCGAATCCGCGGTTGCCGAAGTCGCTGACCTGCTCAAGCCCGATGTGTCCGACAAAATGAAGCGTGATATTCAGGGCATCAATCCGGGGGCGGGCATCACTCGGTTCTCCATCGCGATGATGAGTGAATACGGATTGAACGATGCGGGATACCGGTTTCACACGGGCAGTGAAGAAGACTGCTTCACCGCCTTTGAGCATGCGGTCGAGAACGGTGAATGGGTCGTCGTCCCGCTATGGAAGCCGCAGTTCCTGCACTTCAAACACAAGATTCGAGAGCTGAGGGAACCAAAGGGTTTGCTGGGCGTTGTCGACAAAGCGGTTCTGCTTTTGCGCGATGACCAGTCGACTCTTTTCACGGAAGACGAATTGAAAACGCTCGACAGCCTGCGTTGGTCCAACGAAATCATCGCCGAGTTGGACTACCGAGTTTGCCGAGAGAACCAGCCGCTTGATGAAGTCACGAAGAATTGGCTTGATGCACGGTAG
- a CDS encoding RNA polymerase sigma factor → MSTIETDASPLRCDALTDADLLDAWVSDRNHQAMDALFHRYATVVYQVCRRHCRSHCDAEDAMQMTFFYLAKSAGSIRKPEYLPGWLHRVAQRSSLATMKSHSDRPLEDADVASRPDDPFQRLTRRHEALVLDEELSDLPARYRTALVLHLMDRHSIATIADRMQTTTGSVRGWIQRGKQRLAKRLRHRGVVPVVAMATVTSWARDAAAVTAERTLDSPPVAPPDWDHPPSESDFSSLETLLQSGQSIMTSTLIKTSALAALATVALGLTTLSVGQPAHDGTSTSIQGLPPSNQIPVALAQGDDAGQGMEMEDAYGMGMGGGYGAMSEQDDGMGGMMMGGYESSTKRRKPGSPVGTTTYRPPSTVVDLSSEDSPLVVQIRQALDRSIDWNGLDSLKNLPRFLGQEINVPVLLDDNGLGIAGVSPDHALRRPESSQDHVRTGLRVILRPLGLRAEIQDDGLVITADMNQLTRQGIATDRWLDTSGEQADRLDQVLDSKITVQYIDTPVQEVAMDLARELGFPIVLDLRAMEELGLSSDMPVTFMGKDLSARSVLSAILKPLDMTYTYADETLTLTTVDASTRRLRIYYLEGLGINPGDPSGLVELIQSTIKPDGWDILGGTSTIVPLPSSGALGRPGLVVNAPDSIQHRIKQMFAGLRRSDQPAALPNSPMIDDTAAEQTAPSRQADSQQSDTLSADTPQGARARRPQPKPDSFGNDAGADDPFGPNHANNDPFGGPAGENDPFGSNPFGN, encoded by the coding sequence ATGAGCACGATCGAAACCGACGCGTCGCCATTGCGCTGCGATGCCCTGACCGACGCCGATCTGTTGGACGCATGGGTCAGCGATCGAAATCACCAAGCGATGGATGCGTTGTTTCATCGTTACGCGACGGTCGTCTATCAGGTCTGTCGCCGTCATTGCCGGTCCCACTGCGACGCCGAAGACGCCATGCAAATGACGTTCTTTTATCTGGCAAAGTCCGCGGGAAGCATTCGCAAACCCGAGTACCTGCCGGGATGGTTACACCGCGTCGCCCAGCGGTCCAGTTTGGCCACCATGAAATCCCATTCCGATCGACCCTTGGAAGATGCCGACGTTGCGTCACGCCCCGATGACCCGTTCCAGCGGCTGACGCGTCGGCACGAAGCCTTGGTTTTGGACGAAGAACTGTCGGATCTGCCGGCACGGTATCGCACGGCGCTGGTGCTGCATTTGATGGACCGGCACAGCATCGCGACCATCGCCGACCGAATGCAGACGACGACGGGATCGGTCCGCGGATGGATCCAACGTGGCAAACAACGGTTGGCCAAACGATTGCGACATCGCGGCGTGGTGCCGGTCGTCGCGATGGCCACCGTCACATCGTGGGCACGCGACGCCGCCGCGGTGACCGCCGAACGGACCCTTGATTCTCCTCCCGTCGCCCCGCCCGATTGGGACCATCCTCCGTCCGAATCGGACTTCTCTTCCCTTGAAACGCTCCTCCAATCCGGTCAATCGATCATGACATCCACCCTCATCAAAACCTCGGCTCTCGCGGCTCTCGCCACCGTCGCCTTGGGGCTGACCACGCTCAGCGTCGGACAGCCCGCCCACGACGGAACATCGACCAGCATCCAAGGATTGCCGCCATCAAACCAAATCCCCGTCGCCCTGGCCCAAGGCGACGATGCCGGCCAGGGAATGGAAATGGAAGATGCCTATGGGATGGGGATGGGAGGAGGCTATGGGGCGATGTCGGAACAAGACGACGGCATGGGCGGCATGATGATGGGTGGTTACGAATCGTCAACGAAGCGACGTAAACCCGGTTCGCCTGTCGGCACGACGACCTATCGTCCGCCTTCGACCGTGGTCGACCTGTCCAGCGAAGATTCGCCCCTGGTCGTCCAGATCCGCCAGGCTCTGGATCGATCGATCGACTGGAACGGTCTGGACAGCCTGAAAAATCTGCCACGATTCCTGGGCCAAGAGATCAACGTTCCGGTCTTGCTGGACGACAACGGCTTGGGCATCGCCGGTGTTTCACCCGATCACGCCCTCCGCCGCCCCGAATCGTCCCAAGACCACGTGCGGACGGGCTTGCGAGTCATCCTGCGGCCCCTGGGGTTACGCGCCGAAATTCAAGACGACGGATTGGTCATCACCGCCGACATGAATCAACTGACACGCCAAGGGATCGCCACCGATCGCTGGCTGGATACTTCGGGTGAACAGGCCGATCGGCTGGACCAAGTCTTGGATTCCAAGATCACGGTCCAATATATCGATACTCCGGTGCAAGAAGTTGCCATGGACTTGGCACGTGAACTCGGTTTCCCGATCGTGTTGGACCTGCGCGCCATGGAAGAACTCGGACTCTCGTCCGACATGCCAGTGACATTCATGGGCAAAGACCTGTCGGCCCGATCGGTGCTGTCCGCCATTTTGAAACCGCTGGACATGACTTACACCTACGCCGATGAAACACTAACTCTGACCACCGTCGACGCCAGTACGCGACGACTGCGGATCTATTACTTGGAAGGCCTGGGGATCAACCCGGGCGATCCGTCCGGCTTGGTGGAACTGATTCAATCCACGATCAAACCGGACGGCTGGGATATCCTGGGCGGCACCAGCACGATCGTCCCCCTACCCAGCTCCGGTGCACTCGGTCGTCCGGGACTGGTCGTCAACGCACCCGATTCGATCCAGCATCGCATCAAACAGATGTTTGCCGGCCTGCGACGCAGTGATCAACCGGCCGCCTTGCCCAATTCGCCGATGATCGATGACACCGCCGCTGAACAGACCGCACCAAGTCGACAAGCCGATTCGCAGCAATCTGACACACTATCAGCCGACACACCCCAAGGCGCCCGAGCACGGCGTCCCCAGCCCAAGCCCGACTCGTTCGGCAACGACGCGGGTGCGGACGATCCGTTCGGCCCCAACCACGCTAACAACGATCCCTTCGGCGGCCCGGCCGGCGAGAACGATCCTTTCGGAAGCAACCCGTTCGGAAATTAG
- a CDS encoding nucleotidyltransferase domain-containing protein — protein sequence MLKEVRASANAELDEVLELLCEALQPTPTLWGDAQQKYNAVGNWLAAPESKLNLLKPDIKYQGSALIETVVRPWGREEFDVDLLCILNTDRVQHPNPMAVYDLVAARLAEHATYRRLMTRKERCIELNYAGQFHLDIVPAIPRFGLGQKLMIPDRKQKVWIPTDPFGYADWFFGRTPVTKMAAEQYKARADVQPLQPAKRAKDIAPLQRTVQLMKRRRDLFFDGSEDAPKSIALTTLASKHYDGEAMCTDALLTVLTRIQEEINKASGILVIPNPVDRSENLGRHWNERSYARFKRFISQFLEEMHELLELRGWDKITEALEELFGDRARGAVEKYAKSLEEKRRSSKLGFSAGPVILTPAASTATRMVPRNEFFGN from the coding sequence ATGTTAAAAGAAGTTAGAGCCTCGGCAAATGCCGAGCTTGACGAAGTGCTTGAGCTGCTGTGCGAGGCACTCCAACCAACCCCAACCCTGTGGGGAGACGCACAGCAGAAGTACAACGCTGTGGGCAATTGGCTTGCTGCTCCGGAATCGAAGCTGAACTTGCTGAAACCAGACATCAAGTATCAGGGCTCTGCGTTGATCGAGACAGTCGTTCGACCTTGGGGACGCGAAGAATTTGACGTCGACTTGCTCTGCATTCTGAATACCGACCGTGTACAGCACCCGAATCCCATGGCGGTGTACGACTTGGTTGCGGCTCGACTCGCCGAGCACGCCACGTATCGACGCTTGATGACACGCAAGGAACGGTGCATCGAACTCAACTACGCGGGCCAATTCCATCTCGATATCGTGCCTGCGATTCCAAGATTCGGGCTTGGCCAGAAGCTCATGATCCCAGACAGGAAACAAAAAGTCTGGATTCCAACTGACCCGTTCGGATACGCGGATTGGTTCTTCGGCCGGACGCCCGTCACGAAAATGGCCGCTGAGCAATACAAAGCTCGAGCGGACGTCCAGCCGCTGCAGCCTGCGAAACGAGCCAAGGACATCGCACCATTGCAGCGGACCGTTCAATTGATGAAGCGTCGTCGAGATTTGTTCTTCGACGGAAGTGAAGACGCTCCGAAGTCGATTGCTTTGACGACTTTGGCATCCAAACACTACGACGGCGAGGCAATGTGCACCGATGCGTTGCTAACAGTGCTGACCAGAATACAGGAAGAAATCAACAAGGCTTCCGGCATCTTGGTGATCCCGAACCCTGTAGATCGATCTGAGAATCTCGGACGTCATTGGAATGAACGATCATACGCTCGGTTCAAGCGGTTCATTAGCCAGTTCCTGGAGGAAATGCACGAGCTGCTCGAGCTGCGTGGCTGGGACAAGATCACCGAAGCGTTGGAAGAACTTTTTGGCGATCGAGCACGTGGTGCCGTGGAAAAATACGCCAAGAGCTTGGAAGAAAAACGTAGAAGCAGCAAATTGGGATTTTCGGCTGGACCAGTCATCCTGACTCCCGCCGCTTCGACCGCAACACGGATGGTGCCGCGAAATGAATTCTTCGGCAACTAA
- a CDS encoding WYL domain-containing protein yields MKASDPDRYAARIQYIDAAGEVTDRIISPIRMTTPTTVRALCLQREEVRQFRLASIRTIELVPAHEVLAGAKPSGHL; encoded by the coding sequence ATGAAAGCCAGCGATCCGGATCGCTATGCGGCGCGAATCCAATACATCGACGCGGCCGGCGAAGTGACGGATCGCATCATCAGTCCGATACGCATGACCACACCCACAACCGTCCGTGCCCTCTGCCTCCAAAGGGAGGAGGTCCGCCAATTCCGCTTGGCATCGATCCGGACGATTGAACTGGTCCCGGCTCATGAGGTGTTGGCTGGTGCAAAGCCCTCTGGACATCTGTAG
- a CDS encoding CBASS cGAMP-activated phospholipase — MFKILSLDGGGIRGAFTAAVLAEIENRLQRPIGDYFDLVAGTSTGGLIAAAVATGMSASTIVEFYKEKGPEVFAPRPKYKPKKFGRKIGMPVARFAAKKAVGVQLDDVLQTKYEGGPLRSAVEGVFGQQLMGDITRCRLVVPAVDVTAGRTIVFKTPHIPGMTRDRHYKLADILMATTAAPTFFPHAMLGEDGAVVDGGLWANNPSLVAYTEAMKIRECACREVDPDFDSADVHILSIGTGEPRYSLVPPGDNAGIGWWGPQVFDVASISQSQGVSFQLNYLLGERYSRINFELPDASWTLDSLQHLPALLHQGRTVAHDNLTRVFDVFLASSTPGFAPFEDCGQLTSHGGSVSETGVKS; from the coding sequence ATGTTCAAAATTCTTAGTCTTGATGGCGGCGGCATCCGTGGTGCCTTTACGGCGGCGGTCCTTGCCGAAATTGAAAACCGTCTACAACGCCCAATCGGAGATTACTTTGATCTGGTCGCTGGCACATCGACAGGCGGGCTGATAGCCGCAGCTGTTGCCACTGGTATGTCAGCTTCCACGATCGTGGAATTCTACAAAGAGAAAGGCCCGGAGGTGTTTGCTCCTCGCCCGAAATACAAACCGAAAAAGTTCGGTCGCAAAATCGGAATGCCAGTCGCCAGATTCGCAGCCAAGAAAGCTGTCGGTGTGCAGTTGGATGATGTGCTGCAGACGAAGTACGAAGGTGGACCGCTGCGGTCGGCCGTAGAGGGTGTCTTTGGCCAGCAGCTGATGGGAGATATCACCCGATGTCGACTGGTTGTTCCAGCCGTCGATGTAACTGCCGGAAGAACGATTGTCTTCAAGACTCCGCACATCCCCGGAATGACTCGTGATCGTCACTACAAGCTGGCGGATATTCTGATGGCGACGACTGCGGCACCAACTTTTTTTCCGCACGCGATGCTAGGCGAAGACGGAGCGGTGGTTGACGGCGGCTTGTGGGCAAACAACCCGAGCCTTGTTGCCTATACCGAAGCGATGAAGATTCGAGAGTGTGCTTGTCGAGAAGTTGATCCTGATTTCGATTCTGCTGACGTTCACATCCTGTCAATAGGAACTGGTGAACCACGATACTCTCTGGTCCCTCCTGGGGACAACGCGGGCATTGGATGGTGGGGACCGCAGGTTTTTGATGTGGCTTCGATTTCGCAATCCCAGGGCGTCAGTTTCCAACTCAACTATTTGCTGGGTGAGAGGTACTCGCGAATCAACTTTGAACTGCCTGACGCATCGTGGACGCTTGATTCTTTGCAGCACCTTCCGGCACTGTTGCATCAGGGGCGCACCGTCGCACACGACAATCTGACACGAGTGTTCGATGTCTTCCTTGCTAGCTCGACACCCGGCTTCGCGCCGTTTGAAGATTGTGGTCAGCTAACATCGCATGGCGGATCGGTTTCTGAAACTGGCGTGAAGTCTTAG
- a CDS encoding Rrf2 family transcriptional regulator gives MKRDSRLSGVLHILLHMAELDEPVTSDDLSKIIDTNPVVVRRLMAGLRERQYVQSAKGHGGGWILACELAEVTLLDIYEAVGSPGLLAMGNRTKAPGCLVEQSVNAALGRTFDEAEQLLLRRLGEVTLASLSADCHQRLEAKGISLKAKRNRHGLQS, from the coding sequence ATGAAGCGAGATAGCAGGCTATCCGGGGTCCTGCACATTTTGTTGCACATGGCGGAGCTGGACGAACCGGTGACTTCGGACGATTTGTCGAAGATCATCGACACGAATCCTGTCGTGGTGCGTCGTCTGATGGCGGGGCTGCGCGAGCGGCAGTATGTGCAAAGCGCCAAGGGCCACGGAGGTGGTTGGATTTTGGCGTGCGAGCTGGCCGAGGTCACTTTGCTGGACATTTACGAGGCGGTGGGCAGCCCGGGGTTGTTGGCAATGGGCAATCGCACGAAAGCTCCGGGTTGTTTGGTGGAGCAATCCGTGAACGCCGCACTGGGCAGGACGTTTGACGAAGCCGAACAACTGCTGCTCCGGCGGTTGGGGGAAGTCACGCTTGCCTCGCTGAGCGCCGATTGCCACCAACGCCTCGAAGCGAAAGGCATTTCCCTCAAAGCCAAACGGAACCGACATGGACTCCAAAGCTGA
- a CDS encoding GNAT family N-acetyltransferase yields MPDGRPGHVRSLMPGDRDALVHGLQSLSPQSRVRRFFFDKRSFTNDQLFQLTHPDGFQQIAFALEVRDDSMDQMVPIAVARMIRDPDRMRTADLGIVVVDQWQNRGAGTLLLRSLAAASLRVGITRWQATALADNPSIAAVLRKTTHIERRRIDPSGIARFRCRILPDAIDPRRAPRSELSTAV; encoded by the coding sequence ATGCCCGACGGACGCCCCGGCCACGTGCGATCGCTGATGCCCGGCGACCGTGACGCTTTGGTGCATGGGTTGCAAAGCCTTTCGCCTCAAAGCCGCGTGCGCCGATTCTTCTTCGACAAACGTTCCTTTACCAACGACCAGTTGTTTCAGCTGACGCATCCCGATGGGTTTCAGCAAATCGCATTCGCACTGGAAGTCCGCGATGATTCGATGGACCAGATGGTGCCCATCGCGGTGGCCCGAATGATCCGCGATCCCGATCGAATGCGGACCGCCGACCTGGGCATCGTCGTCGTCGATCAATGGCAAAATCGCGGGGCCGGAACGCTGTTGTTGCGTTCCCTAGCCGCTGCGTCTTTGCGTGTGGGAATCACCCGCTGGCAAGCCACCGCCTTGGCCGACAATCCATCGATCGCCGCAGTGTTGCGCAAGACCACGCATATCGAACGCCGCCGGATCGACCCCTCCGGCATCGCGCGGTTTCGCTGTCGAATTCTCCCTGATGCGATCGACCCACGCCGTGCGCCCCGTTCCGAATTGTCCACCGCCGTCTAA